GAGGATGATCTGCGTTGCTTCCTGTCTACATAGCATCTCCGCATCATCCGCCTGTGCGCATCAAAGACGCAGACTCATCGTTCCCACTAAAGTAGGGCTGAGTGTAATAAGGAGGCAAAGTTGACGTTCAGTGTGTTGCCGGGAGCATATAAGGATTTATCCACGATgttgaaaatgttaaaaatgagtcagtgagtcagcacgatagattcaaacacacacagagacgagACAAGAAGAGAGAAACTTTCGGAGTCATTTCAAATGGCGTGCTCAAAAAAGAGAAAGGTAGACAGCGAAAACAGCATTTAATGACATTTTCTCTTACTGGTAGTGTttcttgccgtcatttgacggccttattcagctcggaacgGCCTGAACTCCAGCCGAggccgtccaaaaaaaaataaGATCTCTTGAAATAAcaaaaaggacaaggacatcctgttggaggggcaaaggagccTATTGGGATTCTTTTTGGAGTACTGAACCCACGGTGCCTGCCacaggacaacacggaacgtGCGCGATTTGGACGCGATGAGCGGTGGAGCACGCACGTGAACTGCgagcgccggagcctcgcagcggcgaaactgaggctccgtggtcaaaagagccggctcttcttgttagtgagccgagccaaatgatccggctcactgaAAAGAGCcgtaattcccatcactaacgTAAAGAGATATGATCTACTATAAGGAACGGCTCAATTCAAAATTCAAGTCACGTGACTCTCTCTCgggtggacgccctctcagccctggtctggcggaaacactgctttctggacctctttgaaatgcaattgaatagccctgcattatagcaacaataataataatagcaataataattgggagggggggggcgccGCTGTTCTTgtgttctctgaggggaggctcaccttctcacactttgaaaacccctggtCTAGCCTGATTCCAAACCCAAATATTTGAAGGTAACTAgaattgaagatgagaaatAGAAACACATTCTCTCATCCAAACAGCTGTGAATCATTTTCTGTTGCAGAATGTATCGGTCAAGTAAATGTTTTAGTTGTACTTGACTATTCCAATATTTTAAAGCACATGTTCAACTTGCCATTCTGCTGCATTTATCTAAGCACTCAAGCTGCTTTGGAAATAATATTTTCAGAAcaagttaaaataaaaacaatcttGTGTCACACTACAAATATGTAAAACAATGTTAACAGAACAGGAAGCAGACGTATGTAAATTGAGCTCTCAGTCCTGAGTCATTCCAAGTTGACTTAGAGAATCCATGCTTATGTCCACTGTTTTTAATATCTATTGTGTACCGTCATAAATAGCATTTTGGTATTGGATTATTTTCAGGCTATCCATGCAGTGTAAGTAAATGTTTTTGTCTCTTTTGCAGAGTGGCTGTTTGAGTGCACAGTGCAGAAGTTTGTGTTGGTGATCACATGTCTGGAAACCAACGAGGTGCTGGAGAGATGGCAGTTTGACATCGACTGTGACAAATCAGCTAAGGAGAGCAGGTCAGAATACTCTCCTCAAAACCCTGAATTAGTGATGTCTATTCAGCGGAATTCTTTCACACATTTTAATCTGTTGTGCAGGTGATAACAAAGGATTTAAGTTTGATAGGATTGTCATATCCAATGGTAAAATGTGTTGTGCACTTAAAGTCCAGTCAGCGCACACGTCAAAGTCTGATCTTTTTTTGTACACTGATGGGTGTACCTACTGAAAatattaggtgtgtgtgtttacctttTTTAGCTTTTAGTATTTTGGTTGTCCAGAGAACTATAAAAATAACAATAGTTAGTTTTCAGACAACAAAAACCATTAAAACACATCAATGTTTCTTTATTAAGATGAACACATCATCTTGACTAACTCCCAAAATACATTGTCCTGTTTTCTTGTCTTTGATTTAAAACTTACATGGCCAGCTGTTGTAGGGAAAATAAAAGGCTGGTTTTAAAATGACTATGTAtttgttatatatattatatatatatagatggaAGTAGTGATAGACACACATCAATGACAGTATAATGGCATGTTCGTTAACTCAGTTGTTCTTATGTGTTTCCCAGTGCTCCCAGAGAGAAGTCCATTAAGATCATTCAGGATGAGATCCGCTCGGTGATGAGACAGATAACGGCCACAGTCACTTTCCTGCCCCTGCTGGAGACCCCATGTGAGTATCCAGACCCTTTTCTACCAACAAACTGTTTGTCTTATGGGTCTTCCCAATGTCCTCCTCATCTCATCCCTCCTCCAGCACAGAGGAAACAACAGCGGGGATACAATACACATGTAATATATAAATCTCTTTATATAAATAAAGAGATCCTActcaataaaaacattaaagTGAAATATACTCGCACATAATATGTACTGTTGTTATCGGTGATCTGTGTGGAAAAGGACACCAAACAGTTTAAAAATATGGATAATATGCCTATCAAATCTTTAGTGATATTTATTCTCTCTTCTGTAGAAGAATTTCAATTAcatcagggctcgacattaaggactgcccgatggcccggggccatctagtatttagctcgggcaatgaagcctcacctgctggttgcccgatcgggcaatctattatgccagtatcatgcggatccagtaatgagtgacccgacagtcaaactaaacatatctataactagtttagctagtttgagaggtaattaaaatagctacgtgtgatattctaccctgaagtgtgtgttttgtccgctcaccgctgcatgtggttatgcagagctgcgtgtcgactcgtcagcagcagctgatctctctctccgtcagattagacttcactcgcgtttatgtccatatcgatcagatccagctagttctagctaatgatatgactacctgcttattaaaagacacctaaacaataagtgtcgctatgcaaccgggtgaggccacaaagtatagcgcagcattatgcatttgtttacatgcccaccggaaccctgaggcattaccaacagatcaacgcacaatcaacccatacaggacatctcttgcTCCACatcaagtgttagacattagagttgactcttcttgtctgtcacataagtggcgcaactgaagcggtattgcgctaaagggaaattattttgaccgaagagatttagatttgccggctaacgggaactctcacgtcgccattttgtgtgcttcgcggatgcgctcggctcctctcgactgctgctcgggtctgctcggtcagcttccggatgaggaacttacagtagttaacattacaaacatttttaacaggggccataatagtgtaaataacgtttgttttggcagttataactgaatgtaatgttttctacttgtttccatctgggaaggcatttgccttcatcagatggaaactgtcttgaccaacaacttaagtatttcttaaagctatgcagggcatgcaagcgagcaaacacaaacaagaacaaacaaacaagtgaaatgaagaatacaatttgGAATTGTACAATATGGTGGTTcgtcttataattcagtctagagaatgcaccagacagcatctaagacctgcaacaaTCTAAAGGTTCTAGgaggaggccccccaaacccttcgtgcatcatttcgtccgcgcgcatttttcagggcaatctctattgggctcaggccatctgtaaattagcttaggtGGCCCACAGTCATGCACTGTACATCATGCAATACGAATGAGCTCTAACAACACAATATCAGATCTATTAGGCTaccaattattattataactgcTACTCCAAAACTTACGTTACACGTGGAAACAAATACAGGACcgaaaataatacattaaaaaccatgaataaaAAGAGATGGACGAATTCATTATAACAAACATgtggaaacaaaataaacaggTGATAAGACTGTGCACACGCCAATAGTAAAGGGCGTCGTTTAAAAGTAACGCTCGAGTAAAAGGATATCCCATCATACCCGaggcagggttcgtacgggtgctggaaatccttgaaaatgcttgaaattgtacgaggtgttttcaaggtttgaaaagtgcttgaatttgggataaagtgcttgaaattgTACATGCTTtacttcgctttttagattaaaagaaaagaaagttgttgttatgcctgctgtgatgttacattactccgttctccgcttgtaattatgccgaagcttcaaagttgtatttatcatctgaatttgccgaaacaagtttaatattctgaaagccaagactttgtttatttgaaaacagatgaaaacgaacacgaatcaatagattacatttatttcgtgactataacaggaaatgccgtgagacttggTTGCATAATTAGACCTTAGCTTGTTAGTATGTTATTATAAACTGAGGATTTGACCGCATCGCTATGGTTGATACTTTTAGAAACACGCTTTTATATACAAtcttgaagtattatacaagtaaaactacatttggCTTTAATCCCatcatgtaattgtagaatgaacacagtcttcctttgaagatgtataagtcaggtgtcttgagtattCAACATTACCTacaatcattgtacacattagTTACCTTTTGTGAGTCTATTtctatgcagctctgcgtgattgtGTGGCTACTATTCAGGCTAATACgctaccagaggtggaataagtactcagatattgtacttgagtaaaagtagaagtactcagatcttgtagtgaaagtagaagtactcagatgttgtacttgagtaaaagtagaagtactcagatcttgtacttgagtaaaagtagaagtaccagagtgtaggaatactctgttacagtaaaagtcctgcattcaaaatgttcctcaagtaaaagtagaaaagtataatcatcaaaatatagtgaaagtagcgacagtaaaagtagtcgttgtgcagattggtccatttcagaataatatatatatatgttttataatgattgatcatgaaagtgttctcaaagctggtgaaggagcagctagtctgaagtactttgtagactgctgggtagctggtggatttactccaggtggaactaaagtctgattcaacacttgattatatttcacatcattcatccagatctgtgaagtaactaaaggtattagatacatgtagtggaggaaaagtacaccatgtacctctgacttatgttcacttccaacctaaaagtacctcaaaaatagtaatcaataatgtattgaaaagtaatatgggaggcccagtctacgtacagatgggtcactcattttgaaatattaaacttagttttcttttctttaattgttCATCCTCAAGTTGAATGCTATtatgaaacacacatttggttgtttatagcataaagaacatctgattgaatgtgaggtggggaaataatcatttgagtataagtattatgtgtatataaattagggctgtaataacgcgttaacgcaaaaaataattaacgccactaattattttaacgcgattaacgcatttgtatttttttgtcctcggctgccccgtagtttcagagcgcatcgagtttaaaataccatctacaaactgATGTAGTacaagccagacagcgggacattgtaggagaagtcagcacactcagcacggatagtgtgcgcaacatgattgcagcgtccaggctgctcccgttcgagcatatgccttgagttgcacatagctccaatgatccatctcacacacacacacacacacacacacacacacacacacacacacacacacacacacacacacacacacactttgtattgtattattgaatgagagaggtttcaggttgaattgaggcgaatatttctAATGCagaggttgttgtttaatattcatgagaatatttgtcattgttcaaatgataataacatttgcataaagcatatttgtccagtcatatgttgataagagtattaacaacttgaaaaatatccctctaaggtacatttagaacagatcaaaaatgtgcgattaactattttaatcgactgacagccctaatataaatatataatttacaacGGCTGTAAGAAGCTTGAAAAGtggttgaatttgactttggaaaaggtgtaagaaccccgCTGAGGACTCCTCCGTCCCCGCATCTTACGGGCGGGAGTGAGGAAGAGACTCTGGTGAGGGAAACGATGAGGCCTTAGATGATAAGCAGCTGACTTCTCCTTCACCACCTGACCTCTGCCTCTTGCTCTCCAGGTGCCTTTGACCTCCTGGTCTACACAGACAAAGACCTGCTGGTTCCTGATAAATGGGAGGCGTCTGGGCCGCAGATCATCGACCAGTCGGAGGAGGTGCGCTTGCGCTCCTTCGCCACCTCCATCCACAAGGTGAACAGCATGGTGGCGTACAAGAGGACCGACTCTGTTTAGACTCTCTCACAGAGAGAGAACGTTGTTCTGCTGTCATTTCCTGATCgtgtctttctttttcttcttgagAAGAATGTGACAACAACCTGTTTTGTCTACGTTGATGTAAATATTTCTCATGAGCATTGATCCAACAATTTGGAACAACTGTGTCTTTTCTTTCCTTTATTGTTTCCCCTCTCTTAAGTCGTCAACTTCTGTTAGAAGATAGTGGtttatatgtaaaacttttataAAATGTCGTAAATAAATGTCTTTCTCAAACGTTTTTCATTGTCATGTGTTACCCGCTTCTGACCAGAAGGTGGCAGTGCATCCTCACTAGTTGGTTCCAGGTGATTGTGGCATTGTAGTTTACACAGTGTGTCATGTTATAGAAGAAATCCACAGAAAATAATCATTATCTTTATTGTGACATACAGTTTACTTGGCTCACATTGTTCAGTGGTGTCGACAGATGTGGAACACCTCCTTTATACACGCATATTACATCGGCAACTCTCTTATCTAAAAAACATCTTACTGGTGTAATGCCCTCTAATGTACATGCAACTTTTAGACTTAGAAAACAACATCTCTGAAGCAGTAAGGAAATatatagtatttagtattgaaGAAGCACAGAGGTCAGGCACATGTTCTAAGTCCTGGAGACATTCAGGATACAAAACAACCACTGGTACAACACTCTGAGCATGTGTCTGGATACGGGCTGTCAGTCAAACCTACCTGGGTGTACTGAGCGTACTGATGCTAACTACACTGTATAACGCCTGGGCAGACACTGCTCTTGACCTTAATGAAACTTCGTAGATACTGTAACTTGAAATGATCTGTTTAACTGAGCTTCAGACTCAGCTTAAAGGTGAACTAACCCTCAAATAACCTGACTCTAGCTTATGTAAAACGTGCACGCAGGTTTCATCGTGTGTGATGGTCCACTGCTCAGTGTAGCTGAGACAGTTGATATCGAGCTCAACACCATTTACTGTCCCAATCGCTGTCTGCTAGAAAGCAGTGGAACCTGGTGGAGCAGTGACTGAGTAGAAACAGCACAGTTGGGTCCATGTGTTGTGAAACTGCAGATATACATCTTGTTCGTCTGCCACGTTGGTTTTCTGCTGGGAATCATTAATGCGACGAGCATTCATGTCAACGGCTCACATGTGTTCGGATGTGAGCCGGTGACAGGGTCAACAGACGTAATAAAGTTGAGTCCTGCCTACTTGAAATCCGGCACACTTGGACGTGGTACTATCATGACCATAAATAATTTGAAATGATACCCAGTCCTAGTTTAGAAATGTGTTGCGGTCTGTCAtttacaaaaaaagaacaaaaataTGGAACGTGTACAAAAGTCTTTATTACTaatatgtttcacattgctCTGATGAAGTTGAAAGatgctgcttggttgaaaccGGTTTAAAAATGTAGCCAAAAGGTATTCAGACTACTTCACTTTCACATTCCTATTGGACTGTTCTATAAAGGAATGAACACTAAGAAACGGTGTCATGCTTGTGGCCCTGAtacattcataatcattttGAATAGAGAGTTAaaagtcccatgtcatgcttttctggttattacccgtccccttgttgggggggggcaggagctccaacaaggcttTTGGGCAGAGTGACATttagtgaatacacagactatacagagatgctgtatgagaaaccaacaatataaatgtattctagtagacctcaacaatggaattatgatcagtagaaacggccatgacatgggacctttaattaaCCCGGGCTGAACTCTTGGCCATTCTttaaagtgtgttacatttcttGTATATCAATTGAAGACAAGCTTTAATAAGATTAATTTCAATTTGATAGGACAGTGTTTATACAATACGGTGTACCCGGGCTAGATGACACGATCTTATTGGTTGATTTTCAGTTCTGTTCTATTGTTGGTGGATAAGCAAGAAACGTCATACTAGTAAATCATAACACTGTCTGGTCCGGCTGCTCCAACTTTCAATTTctcaaaatataaaacaaacattCCTTTGAATTGTGAATCGCTCCTATTCTATCATAACAGCAGTGGAAAACGTCGACCCGTTTCCCTTTTGAACTGACAGGCCTTTTCTTTGACAGCAATACAAAACTGCACATCCAAACGGCACCCGGAAGTGCTGTTCCCAAGAAAGGTACTTCAAAAATAGGGTTTTTTAAAATATGAAAACTGCTTTTTACTATATAAAGAATTGTGTGCTGTTGACAAAAGACTGACCTTACAATATAGAAActctaataaatacataaaacagAAATAAATACACAATAGTTAAGACAATGAGTGAACACATTACAAAAGACTCAAACCCTTGGAGTGCTGTGAATGAAGACACTTAACAAGTTTCTCAGATTATTGTGACACTATGTAATGTATATTATGTACATATGTCTACAGTACAATATCTGTCTCCACCAAACTGGTGCTGATCCCCAGAGATCTGTATCACTATTCAGTGTTTTCCTAAAATATACTAACTGTGAGAGATAATGTAAGTGAGACTTCAACATGActgtgcaaaaaaaaaaaaaggctacTATAATAAATATAGCTTAGTGCTGACTGTTGTTTTCTCTCGTGACAGCCATGAAACAACGTGATGACAGGAAGACAAGTCTCACACAGTTTCCCTAAAATGAGCATGACCTCTGGAACAAGGAtcatacctgtttgtgaaacaGTAGGCTAACAGTTAGCTTAAGATACTTGATCaatttgtttaatgttttattcgGTCTTACTTTCACAGATGTAGTAATCATTTGTACCTGCTATGACACGTACTCACTAAAGTTGTCGCTAAGATCTGGGTACAGAATCCGGCTGGGCCAGAAATATGCTGTGGGATGATCGGAGGGATGGAAGCAAGCTTAGCCAGATCATCCAGACTCATTCCTTTACATGGAGCTGTGTTAGCCTCGCGGTTAGCTACAACACAGACTGCTAACCAACGTAATGTGGCAAAGGGACCTTTAGCCTGGAGGCCCCGAGTGTTGCACTGGGAGAGGTTAATTCACCATCCGTTGCAGCCATAACAAAAAGGTGTACCTCGCTGCTTTGACCCATGTATGATGCCCGGTTTCATCGTGTTATTATGTTAAAATTGTAACTATAGCACATATTGCTCTTAAAGTTTGAAATGTGTATTGAATTTAAGCAAATGTTGGTTTCTTGATCTTGTGTTTGtatacaattgttatttgtaacATTATTTAGGTAGAGGCTTTAAATAAGCCCATGTTTTATGTTGCCTCTTGGTCTGTTGTTTTCTAggatgtttgtgttttattaaaTTATGCAAAACCATTAAAACCTTAGTCGGCCCCCAGTACTTAGTA
This genomic stretch from Pseudochaenichthys georgianus chromosome 18, fPseGeo1.2, whole genome shotgun sequence harbors:
- the mad2l1 gene encoding mitotic spindle assembly checkpoint protein MAD2A, which encodes MTSTLNGITLKGSAELVANFFSFGINSILYQRGIYPPETFSRITHYDMNLQLTTDPKLKNYLTKVVSQLKEWLFECTVQKFVLVITCLETNEVLERWQFDIDCDKSAKESSAPREKSIKIIQDEIRSVMRQITATVTFLPLLETPCAFDLLVYTDKDLLVPDKWEASGPQIIDQSEEVRLRSFATSIHKVNSMVAYKRTDSV